A part of Notolabrus celidotus isolate fNotCel1 chromosome 21, fNotCel1.pri, whole genome shotgun sequence genomic DNA contains:
- the eri1 gene encoding 3'-5' exoribonuclease 1, whose product MDEHKENIQTEDVNVKMSNTREEEETKPCDRICPEDPDPQVSPSQSNSDFSHPVYKEIALANGHINRMSKDELRKKLADLRLDTRGVKDVMKKRLKSHYKKQKLLQSAAEGGPTDTYYDYICVVDFEATCEEENPADFHHEIIEFPLVLINTHTLEIVDSFQEYVRPELNPKLSDFCVKLTGITQKMVDEADTFPDVLTRVVEWLRERELGTKYKYAILTDGAWDMSKFLNIQCRLSGIRYPQFAKKWINIRKLYGNFYKVPRSQTKLSTMLEKLGLKYEGRPHSGLDDSRNIARIALRMLQDGCQLRVNERIHAGQLIPVPSSAPVEGAPPPHGPHSRT is encoded by the exons atggaTGAGCACAAGGAGAACATTCAGACTGAGGACGTCAATGTGAAGATGTCTAACACccgagaggaggaagag ACGAAGCCGTGCGACAGGATCTGCCCTGAAGATCCTGATCCTCAGGTGTCCCCGTCTCAGTCCAACAGCGACTTCAGTCATCCCGTGTACAAAGAGATCGCCCTCGCTAACGGACACATCAACCGCATGTCCAAGGACGAGCTGAGGAAGAAGTTAGCAGACCTGCGGCTGGACACGAG aGGCGTGAAGGATGTGATGAAGAAGAGGCTGAAGAGTCACTACAAGAAGCAGAAGCTGCTGCAGTCCGCCGCAGAGGGAGGACCCACCGACACGTACTACGACTACATCTGTGTGGTGGACTTCGAGGCCACGtgtgaggaggagaatcctgCAGACTTCCACCACGAGATCATCGAGTTCCCCCTCGTgctcatcaacacacacacgctggaGATA GTGGACTCCTTTCAGGAATACGTCCGACCAGAGCTGAACCCTAAGCTCTCAGACTTCTGTGTGAAGCTGACCGGGATAACTCAG AAAATGGTGGATGAAGCGGACACGTTTCCAGACGTCCTGACCCGGGTGGTGGAGTGGCTTCGGGAGAGAGAACTCGGGACAAAGTACAAATACGCCATCCTCACTGACGG aGCCTGGGACATGAGCAAGTTCCTCAACATCCAGTGTCGGCTCAGCGGCATCAGATATCCTCAGTTTGCCAAGAAGTGGATAAACATCAGGAAGTTATACGGAAACTTCTACAAG gTCCCTCGCTCACAGACGAAGCTGAGCACCATGTTGGAGAAGCTCGGTCTGAAGTACGAAGGCCGCCCTCACTCCGGCCTCGACGACTCACGCAACATCGCCAGGATAGCTCTCCGCATGCTGCAGGACGGCTGCCAGCTGCGCGTCAACGAACGCATCCACGCCGGCCAGCTGATCCCCGTCCCAAGCTCCGCCCCCGTCGAGGGAGCTCCGCCTCCACACGGCCCCCACAGCAGGACCTAA